A window of Paremcibacter congregatus contains these coding sequences:
- a CDS encoding 1-deoxy-D-xylulose-5-phosphate reductoisomerase, with protein MKVSSDQAGRVCEPKTVTILGSTGSVGCNTLDLIAQDPQAYDVVALTAHKNVDLLGRQAREFNARSAVIGDESCYGQLKEALAGTDIAVSAGQGALDEAAHLPAEWVMASIVGAAGLRPTLSAVRRGATVALANKECLVCAGDLMMQEVEAHAATLLPVDSEHNAIFQVFDFDRAAGVDSITLTASGGPFINRSLEDMRHVTPAEAVAHPNWDMGAKISVDSATMMNKGLEMIEAYHLFPVTESQIEVVVHPQSVIHSMVTYRDGSVLAQLGSPDMRIPISYALGWPNRLTTPAKKLNLAELGRLDFEEPDEERFPALRLTREALRLGGTAPTILNAANEIAVGAFLQGRLGFLDIARVVEESLDKYDVVPLTCLNMVQEVDQDARRLAARIIEDI; from the coding sequence ATGAAAGTGTCATCTGATCAAGCGGGGCGCGTGTGTGAGCCTAAGACCGTTACGATTCTCGGTTCCACAGGCTCGGTCGGCTGCAATACGCTTGATTTAATTGCTCAGGACCCTCAGGCTTATGATGTCGTGGCCTTGACGGCGCATAAAAACGTTGATCTTTTGGGCCGGCAGGCGCGTGAATTTAACGCGCGGTCAGCGGTCATTGGGGATGAAAGCTGTTACGGACAATTGAAAGAAGCCCTGGCGGGCACGGATATTGCCGTATCCGCAGGGCAGGGTGCCCTGGACGAGGCGGCACATCTGCCGGCGGAATGGGTAATGGCGTCGATTGTGGGCGCGGCAGGCTTGCGGCCCACCTTGTCGGCGGTTCGGCGTGGCGCTACTGTGGCGCTTGCCAACAAGGAATGTCTGGTCTGCGCCGGGGATCTGATGATGCAAGAGGTGGAAGCCCATGCAGCGACACTCTTGCCGGTGGATTCCGAGCATAACGCCATTTTTCAGGTGTTCGATTTTGACCGTGCGGCAGGCGTAGACAGTATTACGCTGACGGCATCTGGCGGGCCCTTTATCAACCGGTCCCTGGAAGACATGCGGCACGTTACTCCGGCTGAGGCCGTGGCGCATCCTAATTGGGATATGGGGGCGAAAATCTCTGTGGATTCTGCGACGATGATGAACAAAGGCCTGGAGATGATAGAGGCCTATCACCTGTTCCCGGTCACGGAGAGCCAAATTGAGGTGGTGGTCCATCCTCAATCGGTTATCCACAGTATGGTGACCTATCGTGATGGTTCGGTACTGGCGCAATTGGGCTCACCGGATATGCGAATTCCGATTTCCTATGCTCTGGGCTGGCCGAACCGGCTGACGACGCCGGCGAAGAAACTGAACTTGGCTGAATTGGGCCGACTTGATTTTGAGGAACCGGACGAAGAACGTTTTCCGGCCCTGCGCCTGACCAGAGAAGCATTGCGTCTTGGCGGGACTGCGCCTACTATCCTCAACGCGGCGAACGAGATTGCGGTCGGGGCATTCCTGCAGGGCCGTCTGGGTTTTCTTGACATTGCCCGTGTGGTCGAGGAAAGTCTGGACAAATATGATGTGGTTCCCCTGACATGTTTGAATATGGTGCAGGAGGTGGATCAGGATGCCCGCCGTTTGGCCGCTCGGATTATTGAAGATATTTAG
- the rseP gene encoding RIP metalloprotease RseP produces the protein MMDALLNAVIYATSFLGMLTILVFVHEWGHYIVARMNGVRVEVFSIGFGPEIWGRNDKNGTRWKVSAVPLGGYVKFFGDASAASTPDSDLDKMSDKEKKESFHFKKLYQRAAIVFAGPLANFIFAILILATLFYLYGQTERAAIVSNLVEGKPAAEAGLQIGDKIIAVDGDEIYSFQDLVLQVLYSAGEGLDITVLRNGQEVTVTVVPQEEIITREGEVQLDPNGKPLKAYQIGVQNSEERIFIEHTVGSAVWAGVLHTGTIVKQSLRGIRQMIVGTRSVKELSGPVGISQVTAEAARRGIHYWIQVMALISISLGMINLFPIPLLDGGHLLYYGFEAALGRKLSERTQEFGFRIGLVLVLGLMMVATFNDILKFNW, from the coding sequence ATGATGGACGCTCTGCTCAATGCTGTAATTTATGCCACTTCCTTTTTGGGGATGCTGACCATTCTGGTTTTTGTCCATGAATGGGGCCACTATATTGTGGCGCGTATGAATGGCGTACGGGTTGAAGTCTTTTCCATCGGTTTTGGACCGGAAATATGGGGGCGGAATGATAAGAATGGCACCCGCTGGAAGGTAAGCGCCGTCCCGCTGGGGGGATATGTCAAATTCTTCGGCGACGCCAGTGCAGCGAGCACGCCGGACAGTGATCTTGATAAAATGAGTGATAAGGAAAAGAAAGAATCTTTTCATTTCAAAAAGTTATACCAAAGAGCCGCAATCGTCTTTGCGGGTCCGCTCGCCAATTTTATCTTTGCGATCCTTATTCTAGCCACATTGTTTTATCTATATGGCCAGACGGAACGGGCTGCGATTGTGTCTAATCTGGTCGAAGGAAAACCGGCTGCGGAAGCGGGATTGCAAATCGGTGACAAAATTATCGCGGTAGACGGGGACGAGATTTACAGCTTTCAGGACCTGGTGCTGCAGGTTTTATATAGCGCGGGCGAAGGCCTGGATATTACCGTACTGCGCAATGGTCAAGAGGTAACAGTGACGGTGGTCCCTCAGGAAGAGATCATTACACGGGAAGGAGAAGTTCAACTCGATCCTAATGGCAAGCCTCTGAAAGCCTATCAGATCGGGGTGCAGAATTCGGAAGAAAGAATATTTATAGAGCATACGGTTGGCTCTGCGGTGTGGGCCGGGGTCTTGCACACAGGAACGATTGTAAAGCAGTCGTTACGGGGGATCCGCCAGATGATCGTGGGAACCCGTTCTGTAAAGGAACTGAGTGGTCCGGTCGGAATATCTCAGGTGACCGCGGAAGCGGCGCGGCGGGGCATACATTACTGGATACAGGTTATGGCGCTGATTTCGATCAGTCTGGGCATGATTAATCTGTTCCCGATACCGCTACTGGACGGTGGACATCTGCTTTATTACGGCTTTGAAGCTGCTTTAGGGCGAAAATTAAGTGAAAGAACGCAAGAATTTGGATTTCGTATTGGATTAGTGCTTGTTCTTGGGTTAATGATGGTGGCTACGTTCAACGACATATTGAAATTTAATTGGTAG
- a CDS encoding phosphatidate cytidylyltransferase: protein MLRVLSALVMLPIAIFIILQGGVVYQVFVALFSILILFEWNGICEKRPLNAVFYIQALLILMIVFDGIADVPAPYVWGGLLVSLVPVAFIFRIKPHYAVLGALYAAVPAASMIWLRETVELGGFIVLWCMIIVWSMDTGAYFAGKNIGGPKLAPRISPNKTWAGLVGGALTAVITGLIAGYYFDLAAVHVVWTWQWVVPIAAGLAIWSQIGDLFESALKRHFAVKDSGAIIPGHGGIMDRVDGVVFAAPVVALFLYL from the coding sequence ATGCTGCGAGTCCTTTCAGCCTTGGTCATGCTTCCTATTGCAATTTTTATCATTTTGCAGGGCGGGGTGGTTTATCAGGTATTTGTGGCGTTGTTTTCGATCCTGATTTTGTTTGAATGGAACGGAATTTGTGAAAAGAGACCGCTGAATGCGGTTTTTTATATTCAGGCGTTGTTGATCCTGATGATTGTCTTTGATGGCATTGCAGATGTACCGGCGCCTTATGTCTGGGGCGGGTTGCTGGTCAGCCTTGTTCCGGTTGCTTTTATTTTCAGGATAAAACCCCATTATGCGGTATTGGGCGCGCTTTATGCCGCGGTGCCGGCAGCGTCGATGATTTGGCTGCGGGAGACAGTGGAACTTGGCGGATTTATTGTGTTGTGGTGCATGATTATAGTATGGTCTATGGATACGGGCGCTTATTTTGCCGGGAAGAATATTGGTGGACCGAAACTCGCACCCCGCATCAGCCCTAACAAGACCTGGGCGGGTCTTGTCGGTGGGGCGCTGACGGCCGTGATAACGGGTCTGATTGCGGGATATTATTTTGATCTCGCTGCTGTACATGTTGTTTGGACATGGCAATGGGTGGTTCCGATTGCGGCGGGGCTCGCCATCTGGAGCCAGATTGGCGATCTCTTTGAATCGGCCCTGAAGCGTCATTTTGCCGTTAAGGACTCGGGCGCCATCATTCCGGGACACGGTGGCATAATGGACCGGGTAGACGGCGTGGTTTTTGCCGCGCCGGTCGTGGCCTTGTTTCTATATCTGTAA
- the bamA gene encoding outer membrane protein assembly factor BamA has product MINRIFKSCIVGSFWIVSSFGISVVGTGTVLAQQSSYGNQDVISDILVQGNQRIEVETVKSYIFVRKGDLYDEKQVDRSLKSLFNTGLFSDVKIGRSGQTLVIEVAENPIINRIVFEGNKYKKDDKLYEEIQLRPRIVFSRSKVRADVSRILDVYRKGGRFAASVEPKVIQLDQNRVNLVFEVTEGPKSSIGKINFMGNKIYNNDDLRAVIRSRESRWWRFLTSDDTYDADRTAYDKQLLRDFYRSQGYADFRITSAVTELAPNKEDFFINMTVEEGELYHFGEIKVESQIPDLKSEVLQLLVFTRKGKLYNSELIDQTVEYLTDVAGLKGYAFVNVRPRISRDRENKAVNITYIVNKAPRVYVERVQINGNVRTHDRVIRREMRLIEGDSYNSSKMKRSEIRIKGLGFFKEVEINQVEGSTNDKTILEVTVEEQATGELSVGAGYSSQENLLFDFSIRERNLLGRGQDLRLGTRISGRRKEVDIGFTEPYLMGRQVVAGVDVYFRDNSFREANYEEVSLGMGLRTAFPLTEYIVMSSRYNLRRDKIDIPTSLLGATRSPFVTTNIGTFVTSSVGYGISYNTLDNRQKPNRGQNIVFNQDFAGIGGNVKYLRSQATYNYFVPVYGRWIFGVKAEGGHIMGLGRDVRINDRFFLGNPRIRGFEQAGIGPRDDVTRDALGGNVFYKGTLELYIPLGSGARELGIEASAFVDAGALFNVDLPNTLVNTTGLTHTVVGDTMTPRVSAGVGFTWMSPFGPFRVDFAKAIMSNEFDKTEFFQFNIGTRF; this is encoded by the coding sequence GTGATAAATCGCATATTTAAAAGTTGTATTGTTGGGTCTTTTTGGATTGTTTCCTCTTTTGGAATTTCTGTCGTTGGCACGGGGACGGTGCTTGCTCAGCAATCGTCCTATGGCAATCAAGATGTTATCTCCGATATTCTGGTTCAGGGAAACCAGCGCATCGAGGTTGAGACGGTTAAATCCTATATTTTTGTCCGCAAGGGCGATCTGTATGATGAGAAACAGGTGGATCGCTCTCTGAAATCCCTGTTTAACACAGGTCTCTTCTCCGACGTTAAAATTGGCCGGTCGGGTCAAACGTTGGTGATTGAAGTTGCGGAAAACCCCATCATTAACCGGATTGTTTTCGAAGGTAATAAATATAAGAAAGACGACAAGCTGTATGAAGAAATTCAGCTACGTCCCCGGATTGTGTTTTCCCGCTCTAAAGTCCGGGCCGATGTATCGCGCATTCTCGACGTTTACCGTAAAGGGGGGCGTTTCGCAGCCAGTGTAGAGCCGAAAGTCATTCAACTGGACCAAAACCGGGTTAACCTGGTGTTCGAAGTGACAGAAGGCCCGAAAAGCAGCATCGGCAAGATCAATTTCATGGGCAATAAAATCTACAACAACGATGACCTGCGGGCGGTTATTCGCTCACGGGAAAGCCGTTGGTGGCGGTTTTTGACGTCTGATGACACTTATGATGCGGACAGAACGGCTTACGACAAGCAGCTGTTGCGCGATTTTTATCGTTCGCAAGGCTATGCAGATTTCCGTATTACATCGGCGGTGACGGAACTGGCGCCGAATAAAGAAGACTTCTTTATCAACATGACGGTTGAAGAAGGGGAGCTGTATCACTTTGGTGAAATCAAGGTCGAAAGCCAGATCCCGGACCTGAAATCGGAGGTGCTTCAACTTCTGGTCTTTACCCGCAAAGGGAAATTGTATAATTCTGAACTGATTGACCAGACGGTGGAATATTTGACGGATGTGGCGGGCCTGAAGGGCTATGCCTTCGTCAATGTTCGGCCCCGGATCAGTCGAGACCGCGAAAATAAAGCGGTGAATATTACCTATATTGTCAATAAGGCGCCGCGTGTCTATGTCGAACGGGTGCAGATCAACGGTAATGTCCGCACCCATGACCGGGTCATTCGGCGCGAAATGCGTCTGATTGAAGGAGATTCCTATAACTCTTCCAAAATGAAACGCTCTGAAATCCGCATCAAGGGACTGGGCTTCTTTAAGGAAGTTGAAATCAATCAGGTCGAAGGTTCCACAAACGACAAAACCATTCTTGAAGTGACAGTCGAAGAACAGGCGACAGGGGAACTGTCGGTCGGGGCCGGTTATTCCAGTCAGGAAAACCTGTTGTTTGATTTCAGCATTCGGGAAAGAAACCTTCTGGGGCGCGGGCAGGATCTGCGTCTGGGAACCAGAATTTCCGGACGCCGCAAGGAAGTGGATATTGGCTTTACCGAGCCTTATCTGATGGGACGTCAGGTCGTGGCCGGAGTTGATGTCTATTTCCGGGACAACAGTTTCCGGGAAGCCAACTATGAAGAAGTCTCTCTTGGCATGGGACTCCGGACGGCTTTTCCACTGACCGAATATATTGTGATGAGCAGCCGTTATAACCTGCGTCGGGATAAAATTGATATTCCAACGAGCTTGTTGGGAGCAACCCGCAGCCCATTCGTGACCACCAATATCGGAACGTTCGTCACATCTTCTGTCGGGTATGGTATTTCTTATAACACCCTGGATAATCGTCAGAAGCCAAACCGTGGCCAGAATATCGTGTTCAATCAGGACTTTGCCGGTATTGGCGGAAATGTGAAATATCTGCGTTCTCAGGCAACCTATAACTACTTTGTTCCGGTCTACGGGCGCTGGATCTTCGGGGTAAAAGCCGAAGGGGGACATATCATGGGTTTAGGCCGGGATGTGCGTATTAATGACCGATTTTTCCTAGGTAATCCACGCATCCGCGGCTTTGAACAGGCCGGTATCGGGCCACGGGATGACGTGACTCGTGATGCGTTGGGGGGCAATGTTTTCTACAAAGGTACTTTGGAACTTTATATTCCTTTGGGGTCCGGTGCGCGTGAACTTGGGATTGAGGCAAGCGCCTTCGTTGATGCCGGCGCCTTGTTCAATGTTGATCTGCCCAATACTCTCGTTAACACTACTGGGTTGACCCATACGGTTGTTGGCGATACGATGACGCCACGCGTGTCAGCAGGTGTCGGCTTTACATGGATGTCCCCTTTCGGGCCATTTAGGGTTGACTTTGCAAAGGCAATAATGTCAAACGAGTTTGATAAAACTGAATTCTTCCAATTTAACATCGGAACAAGATTTTAA